The DNA sequence ATCCATTGGTAAGGATGGCAGAAGCAACCTTTTCAACAGCGTAGGGAAGTCTCAGAAATTCATGAGCGACTTCCTCATCCGTGATATCAACTATCGCTACACACGCCCTTGGGTCTCCGTCTTTTGGCTTCCCCACACTTCCCGCATTGATGAAGACCTTTCCCCCTATATCTCTTCGGTAGGGCTTGTGTGTGTGACCATAGATCATAACATCAGCGTCAGTTTTTTGAGCCATCTCTAGAAAGAACTTCTCAGGGCGATCCTCATACCAGTAAAGGTTGTTCTTATGGGGAGTGGCGTGGAATATCACAATCTTCTTCCCCGCTGCCGTAAATGATATTGACTCAGGAAGGCTCTTCATAAAATCCTTGGATTTCTGGCTGGTATGTTCCTTAGTCCACTC is a window from the Thermodesulfovibrionales bacterium genome containing:
- a CDS encoding YfcE family phosphodiesterase; the encoded protein is AKVDKTYHLGDLGGYAPFVNEVVDFISERAIEGVQGNYDYNVSYDSEHCGCKYEDPIQAELADKSFEWTKEHTSQKSKDFMKSLPESISFTAAGKKIVIFHATPHKNNLYWYEDRPEKFFLEMAQKTDADVMIYGHTHKPYRRDIGGKVFINAGSVGKPKDGDPRACVAIVDITDEEVAHEFLRLPYAVEKVASAILTNGLPPGLADRLREAR